CACAACCTGTCAGAAAAACTCACGGATAGAACGCCATGAGCCGAGACCTTCCGCCACTCAATGCCCTGCGCGCCTTCGAGGCGGCCGCGCGTCTGCGTGGCGTGAGTCCGGCGGCCGACGAGCTGAATGTCACCCACGGCGCGGTAAGCCGGCAGGTGCGGCAGTTGGAGGAGGCACTGGGCGTCACCCTCTTCGTCAAGGACGGACGTGGCGTAAAACTCACCGATGCCGGCCAGCGCCTGAGCGAGGTTGCCAGCGACTCGTTCGAGCGCCTGCGCAACGTCTGCGCCGAGCTGCAGCGCCAGGTCGACGGCAACGCGCCCTTCGTGCTCGGTTGTCCGGGCAGTCTGCTGGCGCGCTGGTTCATCCCCCGGCTGGACCGGCTGAACCGTGACCTGCCCGGCCTGCGCCTGCAATTGTCGGCCAGCGAGGGCGAACTCGACCCGCGCCGCGCCGGCCTCGACGCCACCCTGTACTTCGCCGAACCGCCCTGGCCGGCCGACATGCAGGTGCACGAACTGGCGGTGGAGCGCGTCGGCCCGGTGCTCAGCCCGCGCTACGCGCGTTTCGCCGAACTCTGTGCGGCGCCCGCCACCGTCCTGCTCGGCGAGTCGCTGCTGTACACCGCCTCGCGCCCGCAGGCCTGGCCGGCGTGGGCGACCAACAGCGGCCTGGATGCCGGCGCGCTGCGGCTCGGGCAGGGCTTCGAGCACCTCTACTACCTGCTGGAAGCGGCGGTGGCCGGTCTGGGCGTGGCCATCGCGCCGCAGCAGGTGGTGGCCGACGACCTCGCCGCCGGCCGTCTGGCCGCGCCCTGGGGTTTCGTCGAAACCCGCGCGCGGCTGGCGCTGTGGGTACCCGCGCGACTGCCGGACCGGCGTGCCGTGCAATTGGCGGACTGGCTGCGGGGCGAGCTGAACGTCTGAGGCGAAAGTCTGAACCGGACGCGTTTGCCCTGAGTCCACCCCTCTACTAGTGTCCTAGGAGGCGCTGGCACTCTGCCTGTGCGGCGCGGCGAACGAAGGAGAGCGGGCATGTCGAACCATCACACCTACAAGAAGATCGAGCTGGTCGGTTCCTCGCGCACCAGCATCGAGGACGCCATCAACAACGCCCTGGCCGAAGCGTCCAAGAGCATCAAGCACCTGGACTGGTTCGAGGTGCTGGAAACCCGTGGGCATATCGAGAACGGCGCGGTCGGCCACTACCAGGTGACCATCAAGGTCGGTTTCCGGATCACCGACAGCTAAGGGTCGGCGGCCACCTCGAGCGACCCTCGGACGTTTGTCATGCGCGCCTGCGATGCTCGCGGCGCGCCGTGAGCGGTGCACCGGGCCTGCCCGGTTTTCGGCCCGGCCGGGCCTTTTCCTGAGCATGACGAGGGAGCGTTAACGATGAAGAAGTTTCTGTTGGCCGTGGGGGTCTTCGCGCTGGCGGGCAATGTCCTGGCTGCCGGCAAGCCGTGCGAAGAGCTGAAGGCGGAGATCGACGCGAAGCTCAAGGCCAAGGGCGTCGCCTCGTTCACCCTGGAGATCGTCGACAAGGGCACTGCCACCGACAAGAAGGTCGTGGGCACCTGCGACGGCGGTACCAAGGAAATCGTCTACTCGAAGTAAGCGCTTCGCAGCGGACGACCCGGCCGGGAGCCCGCAAGGGCCCCGGCCTTTTTCATGCCGGGGGAGAACCGGGCTGGGCACTCTGCCGTCCGGAGGCGGTCCACCGTTAGGATAGGGTGCCCCGCATGGGGGTATGACGAGGGACGGCGATGACGATGAAATGGACTGTGGCGACAAGCGTGGCGTTGCTGCTGGCGGCGCCGGCGGGCTGGGCGGCGCCCAAGCCGTGCGAGGAGCTCAAGGCGGAGATCGAGGCCAAGATCCAGGCCGCCGGGGTGACGTCCTACACCCTGGAGATCGTGGACAAGTCCGAGGTGAAGGACCCGAACATGGTGGTCGGCACCTGCGATAACGGCAAGCGGCGGATCATCTACCAGAAGAACGACAGCTGACGAATGCCGGATCGCTTTTCCTTGCAGGAGCGAGCTTGCTCGCGAACGGAATGAGCCGGCCACGCCAGCGCTGGCAGGGTTCGCGAGCAAGCTCGCTCCTACAGGTGTATCGGTATGGGACCGCGAGGGGGCGGCAGTACGAGTTGTCCCCGAGAGCCTTCCGATCTTCCCTCAGAACAACCCGCAGCTCACCGGCCCCTGGAAATCCGTCTTCGCCAGCAGCGTTCCGCTGGCGTCGGTCAGCAGCGCCAGGGCGCTGCGCAGTTGCGGCCGCAGTTCCAGCTGATAACGCTGGCCGGCGGCGAACTGGTCGTAGACCACCTTGACCCGGCAGGTCAGCTCCGACGGGTCGCTCAGCGCGCCCATGCCGCCGCCGCTGGGCACTTCGTACTGGAAGCGCACCAGCAGCTCGTGCCGTCCCGGGCTCACCTGGAAATAGCGGCCGTCATTGACCGACTTGCCGTCCAGGCGCTCGGCCATCAGCGTCTTGCCGGGCGTGGTGTAGAGATCGACCCAGGCCATCTGCGGGTCGTGGTCGGGCAGCGGGCCGGCGCAGCCGCCCAGCAGGGCGAGCGCGAAGAGCAGACACAGGCGCATGAGGGTTCACCGTGGCGAAAGGATCCATAGCCACAGCATAACCCCGCGCCGGCTCGCTGCCGTCAGGCGCGATCGCAACCGCGTTCGCGGCCCCGCGCGATTTCGTTGGATTGCGCGTCGTACAGCTTGGCCCACGGGCGGAAACCGATGCTGCCGGTTTCCAGGCGATAGCGCTGGCCGGCGGCGAAGTCCTTGTACCTCACCGTCATCTCGCAATCGCGCCAGAGGGCTTCGTTCACCGGGCCGATATCCACCGGCTCGACCTGGAACTGGAAGCGCACGCGCAGCTCATGCTGCCCCGGATCGACCTCGAAGTAGCGCGAGCTGGGCCACTCCTTGTCATCCACCTTCATGGCGGCAAGATCGCTCTGGCTGTTGGTGTCCAGATCGATCCACGCGCGGTTCGGGTCGGGTTGTGGCATCAGCAGGGAGCAGCCGCTCAGGGCGAGCAGGCTGATGGCTGTGAGAACGGCGCGCATCGGGGGGGGCTCCTGGGGGTAGTTTGCGTCGTGCCAGCGGGCGGACCAGGCGCTGTGCTATGTTCCGCGCATGCCCTTCCGCCTTCTTATCCCGACACTCGACCGCCGCCTGTGCCGCTGGGTTCCCTGCCTGGCGATCTGGGCGCTGAGCGGTTGTTCCACGGTGGGCTATTACGGGCAACTGGCCGACGGGCAACTGCGCCTGCTGGCCGCCCGCGAACCGGTGTCCGAGGTGGTGTCCGACCCGGCTCGCGACCCTGCCCTGCGCCAGCGCCTGGAGCTGTCCCAGCAGGCGCGCGCCTTCGCCAGCGCCGAGCTGGGCCTGCCGGACAACCAGAGCTACCGCCTCTACGCGGATATCCACCGGCCCAATGTGGTGTGGAACGTCTTCGCCACCCCGGAGCTGTCGCTGCAGCCGCTGACCCACTGCTTCCCCATCGCCGGCTGCGTGGCCTACCGCGGCTACTACGGCGAGGCGGGCGCGCAGGCCGAGGCGAAGCGCCTGAAGGAGGAGGGGCTGGACGTCTACGTCGGTGGTGTGGAGGCCTACTCGACCCTCGGCTGGTTCAACGACCCGATCCTCAGCAGCATGCTGCGCTGGGGCGACCAGCGCCTGGCGGAAACCCTTTTCCACGAGCTGGCGCACCAGAAGTTCTACCTGCCCGGCGACACGGCCTTCAACGAATCCTTCGCCTCCTTCGTCGAAGCCGAGGGCGGCCGTCGCTGGCGCAGCGCGCGCGGCCTGGCGGATGAGGCGCCGCTGCTGGCCGAGCAGCGCAAGCGCTTCACCCAACTGGTGCTCGATACCCGTGAGCGGCTGCAGACCCTCTACGCCAGCCCGCGCAGCGATGCCGAGAAACGTGCCGGGAAGGCGGCCGAGTTCGAGCGCCTGCGCCGCGAGTATCGCGAGCTGTGCGACCGCGACTGGGGCGGCAAGGCGCCCTTCGACGCCTGGGTCAACGGCCCGCTGAACAACGCCAAGCTGCTGCCCTTCGGCCTCTACGACCAGTGGGTGCCCGCCTTTGCCACGCTGTTCGCCCAGGTCGGCGGCAACTGGCCGGCGTTCTATGCGCGGGTGGAGAAGCTTGGGGCGATGCCACAGGCGCAGCGCACGGCGGCGCTGAAGAAGCTGCTGGCGGGGCAGCGCGTGGCGTTCTGACGACGCCGCCGCTTTTCGTAGGAGCGAGCTCGCTCGCGAACGGACTGCCCGGCAGCTCCAGTGTTGGGCGGTTCGCGAGCAAGCTCGCTCCTACAGGCCGCCGCCGGCGTCGATTTCGGGCATCGTTCCCACGGAATCACTCCGCCCGATCGGGACTGTGCAGCGGCAAATCCAACTGTACCCGTCGACGCAGCCAGGGGCTTGGCCGGTAGCGCGCTTCGCCGTAGCAGGCCTGCAGGCCCTGGAGAATGGTGAGGATGCGTGCCGCACCGTAGTGCTCGCCGAAGGCCAGCGGGCCGAAGGGATACCCCAGCGCCAGTTGCACCGCGCGGTCCAGCGTCACCGGGCTGGCGATGCCGCGCTGGGCGATCTCGCAACCGAGGTTGACGATCCCGGCGATCAACCGCTGGCTGATGAAGCCGGGCGAGTCGTTGATCACTTCCACCGGCACCCCGTCGCTGCCCAGCGCTTGCCGTGCCTGGATTTCCAGCGCCGGATCGAGCGCCGGCTGGCGCATCAGCACGCGGCGGCGGTCCAGGTCGGTGAAGGTTTCCAGCGCCAGGCTGCGTTCGGGCGGCAGGCCCAGGGCATCGATGCAGGTGCTGGCGTCCACCCCCAGCGGGGTGACCAGGCAGATGGCGCGGGATGACGGCGCTTCGCTGGTTTCCAGCACCACGCCGCCCTGGGTGAGGATCGCGGCGATGCGGTGGCGCAATTCCGGGTCCTGGCTGTCGAGCCAGTACGGGCGGTTCAGCAGCACCGGTTCCGGTTGCGCTTCCACCTCGCGCAGCACCTGGCCGTCGCGGTAGTGGTAGAAGCCTTCGCCGCTCTTGCGCCCGAGCAGGCCACCGGCGACGCGCTGCGCGGCCAGCGGCGAGGGCGTGTAGCGCGGGTCCTGGTAGAACTGCTGGTAGAGCGACTCCATCACCGCGTGGGAGACGTCCAGGCCGGTCAGGTCGAACAACTCGAAGGGTCCCATGCGGAAGCCCGGACCGTCGCGCAGGATGCGGTCGATCTGCGCCGGCGTGGCGATGCCTTCGCCGAGGATGCGCAGCGCCTCGGTGCCGAAGGCGCGGCCGGCATGGTTGACGATGAAACCGGGACTGTCCGGCGACACCGCCGGGAAGTGGCCGGCCTGCTCCGCCAGCCGGCCCAGGCGGCGTACCACCGATTCGTCGGTACGCTGGCCGCGCACCACCTCGACGATACGCATCAGCGGCACCGGGTTGAAGAAATGGAAGCCGGCGACCCGCTGTGGGTGCTGGCAGCGCGCGGCGATGCGGGTCACCGAGAGCGACGAGGTATTGCTCGCCAGCACGGCGTCCGGCGCCACGCGCTTTTCCAGCTCGGCCAGCAGCGCCTGCTTGGCGCCCAGGTCCTCGATGATGGCTTCGATCAGCAGGTCGCAGTCGGCCAGCTCGTCGAGGCTGTGGGTCGGCAGCAGGCGCTGCATCGTCCCGGCCAGCGCCTCGGGGCTGAGCTTGCCCTTGGCCACCGAGCGCTCCAGCAGCTCGCGGTTGAAGGCCAGCGCCTGCTCCACGGTCTGCGGGTTGCTGTCGTACAGGCGCACCGGTAGGCCGGCCGTGGCGAACAACTGGGCGATGCCACGGCCCATTGCCCCGGCGCCGACCACGCCGATGCGGGTGAAGGACTCGGTCATGCTGCGGATCTCATCGTGCGAACCTGCTTCAACCATAGACGCTGTGTTCACGGGGCGGTCCTTCTGGCCAGTTCGAGATCGCGCAGTTGGCGCCGCAACAGCTTGCCGACGCTGGTCTTGGGCAACTCGTCGAGCACCTCGACGAAGCTCGGCACCTTGTAGCCGGTGAGGTGTTCGCGGCAGTGGGCGATGATCGCCGCCGGTTCCAGCGCGACGTCCCTGAGGCTGACGAACAGCTTCACCGCCTCGCCCTTGCGCGCGTCCGGCACGCCGATGGCCACGCACTCGCGCACGCCGGGGTGGCGCATCACCGCGTCCTCCACTTCGTTGGGGAACACGTTGAAGCCCGAGACCAGGATCATGTCCTTCTTGCGGTCGACGATCCTCAGCATGCCGTCGGCGTCCAGCTCGGCGATGTCGCCGGTCTTCAGCCAGCCGTCTTCGGTCAGTACCTGGGCGCTCTCCTCCGGGCGCCGCCAGTAGCCCTGCATCACCTGCGGGCCGCGCAACCACAGCTCGCCCGGCTGGTCGGGGCCGGTGTCGTTGCCCTCCTCGTCCACGGTGCGCAGTTCGGTATCCACCAGCGCCTGGCCGACGTAGCCCTCGCGGTACGGACTCTGCAGCGTGCCGGTGGAGACCACCGGCGAGGCCTCGGTGAGACCGAAGCCTTCGCGCACCGGCGCGCCGGTCAGTTCCTCCCAGCGCCGGCCCACTTCGCGGTTCAGCGGTGCGCCGCCGGAGGTCACCCACTTCAGGTGGCTGAAGTCGATGGCGGGGAAATCCGGGTGGTTCATCAGGCCGACGAACAGGGTGTTGATCCCGCTCATCAGGGTGAAGGGATAGCGGCGCATCGCGCCGATGATCTCGTCGAGGTTGCGGCCGTCGCGGATGAACACGGTGTGCAGGCCCATGCCCACCGAGGACAGGCAGTTCGTGGCGAAGGCCATGATGTGGTAGAGCGGCAGCGGCGCGATGCGCACGTCGGTGGCCGGCTCCAGCAGGCCGGGGCGCAGGAACAGTTCCAGGGTCTGGATGACGTTGGCGAGCAGGCAGCGGTGGCTGAGCATCGCGCCCTTGGAGACGCCCGTGGTGCCGCCGGTGTACTGCAGCAGTGCGAGGCGATCCAGGCCCGGTTCGGCGCATACCGGCGGCGCTTCGGCGCCCAGGCGCAGGGCCTGCTGGAAGCGCGTGCAATCGGCCTCGTCGCTGTCGAACTGCGGACGTTCGATGTCGTCCACCGAGGTCAGCAGGATCTGCCGCACCGCGCTGTGCGCCTGCACCCCGCGCAGCAGCGGCAGCAGGCGGTCGAGCAGGAGCACGGCGCTGGCGCCGGAGTCGGCCAGCTGGTGGTGCAGTTCGCTGGCGGTGTACTGCGGGTTGGTGTTCACCAGCACCACGCCGGCCTTCAGCGCGCCGAAGGTGGCGATGGGGTATTGCAGCGAGTTGGGCAGCATCAGCGCCAGGCGGTCGCCGGGTTGCAGGTCGGCGTGGTGGCGCAGGTAGCGGGCGAAGGCATCGGCCTGGCGCTCCAGCTCGGCGAAGCTCAGGTGGCTGTCGCCGCAGGAGAACGCGAGGCGCTCGGGGAATTCGCGACAGGCGTCGCGCAGCAGGTCGTGGAGGTTCTGGTAGTCGTGACGGGTGATCTCGCGGGCCACGTGACCGGTCGGTTGAGCGGGCATCGACTTCTCCGTACTTTTTCTCTGAGCCTTGAATTATTGTTCTGCACAGCGAAACAGCGTGTCGAAATCGATGGTATGCGATAGGCTATTTTCCTGCAACGGGCACGCTCGGACCGCTGCGGGGCGGCGGGCCGATCTGCTATCGTTCGCCCGCGCCGCCCGCGGCGCCTGTCCACCAGATTCCCTGCCGAGGCCTCATGAGCGACGACGTCGAAGACAGCAGCACCCCCAAGGACCGCAAGTTCGTCGAGGCTCTCGCCCGCGGGCTGGACGTGCTGCGGGCCTTCACCCACGGCTCGGTGGTGCTCGGCAACCAGGACATCGCGCGGATCACCGGGCTGCCCAAGCCGACCGTGTCGCGCATGACCTACACCCTGACCCGGCTCGGTTACCTCTGCTACTCGCAGCAGCACGAGAAGTACCAGCTGGATTCCGGCGTGCTGGCGCTGGGCTACGCCTACGTTTCCAACCTGCGCGTGCGCCAACTGGCCAAGCCGTACATGGATGCCTTCGCCCGCCGCACCAACACCACGGTCG
This Pseudomonas sp. ATCC 13867 DNA region includes the following protein-coding sequences:
- a CDS encoding LysR family transcriptional regulator, encoding MSRDLPPLNALRAFEAAARLRGVSPAADELNVTHGAVSRQVRQLEEALGVTLFVKDGRGVKLTDAGQRLSEVASDSFERLRNVCAELQRQVDGNAPFVLGCPGSLLARWFIPRLDRLNRDLPGLRLQLSASEGELDPRRAGLDATLYFAEPPWPADMQVHELAVERVGPVLSPRYARFAELCAAPATVLLGESLLYTASRPQAWPAWATNSGLDAGALRLGQGFEHLYYLLEAAVAGLGVAIAPQQVVADDLAAGRLAAPWGFVETRARLALWVPARLPDRRAVQLADWLRGELNV
- a CDS encoding DUF1161 domain-containing protein — translated: MKWTVATSVALLLAAPAGWAAPKPCEELKAEIEAKIQAAGVTSYTLEIVDKSEVKDPNMVVGTCDNGKRRIIYQKNDS
- a CDS encoding DUF1161 domain-containing protein; translated protein: MKKFLLAVGVFALAGNVLAAGKPCEELKAEIDAKLKAKGVASFTLEIVDKGTATDKKVVGTCDGGTKEIVYSK
- a CDS encoding PA0061/PA0062 family lipoprotein → MRAVLTAISLLALSGCSLLMPQPDPNRAWIDLDTNSQSDLAAMKVDDKEWPSSRYFEVDPGQHELRVRFQFQVEPVDIGPVNEALWRDCEMTVRYKDFAAGQRYRLETGSIGFRPWAKLYDAQSNEIARGRERGCDRA
- a CDS encoding 3-hydroxyacyl-CoA dehydrogenase, producing MTESFTRIGVVGAGAMGRGIAQLFATAGLPVRLYDSNPQTVEQALAFNRELLERSVAKGKLSPEALAGTMQRLLPTHSLDELADCDLLIEAIIEDLGAKQALLAELEKRVAPDAVLASNTSSLSVTRIAARCQHPQRVAGFHFFNPVPLMRIVEVVRGQRTDESVVRRLGRLAEQAGHFPAVSPDSPGFIVNHAGRAFGTEALRILGEGIATPAQIDRILRDGPGFRMGPFELFDLTGLDVSHAVMESLYQQFYQDPRYTPSPLAAQRVAGGLLGRKSGEGFYHYRDGQVLREVEAQPEPVLLNRPYWLDSQDPELRHRIAAILTQGGVVLETSEAPSSRAICLVTPLGVDASTCIDALGLPPERSLALETFTDLDRRRVLMRQPALDPALEIQARQALGSDGVPVEVINDSPGFISQRLIAGIVNLGCEIAQRGIASPVTLDRAVQLALGYPFGPLAFGEHYGAARILTILQGLQACYGEARYRPSPWLRRRVQLDLPLHSPDRAE
- a CDS encoding PA0061/PA0062 family lipoprotein; the encoded protein is MRLCLLFALALLGGCAGPLPDHDPQMAWVDLYTTPGKTLMAERLDGKSVNDGRYFQVSPGRHELLVRFQYEVPSGGGMGALSDPSELTCRVKVVYDQFAAGQRYQLELRPQLRSALALLTDASGTLLAKTDFQGPVSCGLF
- a CDS encoding aminopeptidase, which codes for MPFRLLIPTLDRRLCRWVPCLAIWALSGCSTVGYYGQLADGQLRLLAAREPVSEVVSDPARDPALRQRLELSQQARAFASAELGLPDNQSYRLYADIHRPNVVWNVFATPELSLQPLTHCFPIAGCVAYRGYYGEAGAQAEAKRLKEEGLDVYVGGVEAYSTLGWFNDPILSSMLRWGDQRLAETLFHELAHQKFYLPGDTAFNESFASFVEAEGGRRWRSARGLADEAPLLAEQRKRFTQLVLDTRERLQTLYASPRSDAEKRAGKAAEFERLRREYRELCDRDWGGKAPFDAWVNGPLNNAKLLPFGLYDQWVPAFATLFAQVGGNWPAFYARVEKLGAMPQAQRTAALKKLLAGQRVAF
- a CDS encoding dodecin — protein: MSNHHTYKKIELVGSSRTSIEDAINNALAEASKSIKHLDWFEVLETRGHIENGAVGHYQVTIKVGFRITDS
- a CDS encoding AMP-binding protein, with protein sequence MPAQPTGHVAREITRHDYQNLHDLLRDACREFPERLAFSCGDSHLSFAELERQADAFARYLRHHADLQPGDRLALMLPNSLQYPIATFGALKAGVVLVNTNPQYTASELHHQLADSGASAVLLLDRLLPLLRGVQAHSAVRQILLTSVDDIERPQFDSDEADCTRFQQALRLGAEAPPVCAEPGLDRLALLQYTGGTTGVSKGAMLSHRCLLANVIQTLELFLRPGLLEPATDVRIAPLPLYHIMAFATNCLSSVGMGLHTVFIRDGRNLDEIIGAMRRYPFTLMSGINTLFVGLMNHPDFPAIDFSHLKWVTSGGAPLNREVGRRWEELTGAPVREGFGLTEASPVVSTGTLQSPYREGYVGQALVDTELRTVDEEGNDTGPDQPGELWLRGPQVMQGYWRRPEESAQVLTEDGWLKTGDIAELDADGMLRIVDRKKDMILVSGFNVFPNEVEDAVMRHPGVRECVAIGVPDARKGEAVKLFVSLRDVALEPAAIIAHCREHLTGYKVPSFVEVLDELPKTSVGKLLRRQLRDLELARRTAP